A single window of Candidatus Desulfofervidus auxilii DNA harbors:
- a CDS encoding NHL repeat-containing protein, with translation MKIKKILILCFVLYILHFVFLTSCYAFTKAKLLTIIYAEEEIGNFKQPQAIYLDEKRNKIYITDTLNHRLVSYHKKYYKFISQFNAEGRLKLPLCMLRDKEGLLIVNNKGENSVLIIDVKKKIIKPLALNDISPKPVPGNMKLDKEGYLYLIDKANKRILVFSPKEYKFLKQIKTKDATGFSDIALTKKYLYALDPLKKEVFIYEKNSGKFVRSLSLKNLAFPLSLAIDAGGNLYVLDAHKCKVFVFDKNGNIISEIGRKGWKEGEFYYPRYVLLHKKQLYVVDTGNNRIQVFEIK, from the coding sequence ATGAAGATTAAAAAAATTCTTATTTTGTGCTTTGTACTTTACATTTTGCATTTTGTATTTCTTACTTCTTGCTATGCCTTTACCAAAGCCAAACTCTTAACCATTATTTACGCTGAAGAAGAAATTGGCAATTTTAAACAACCACAAGCAATTTATTTGGATGAAAAAAGAAATAAAATTTATATTACTGACACACTAAATCATCGTCTTGTTTCTTATCATAAAAAATATTACAAATTTATTTCCCAATTCAATGCAGAAGGTCGTTTAAAACTTCCCTTGTGTATGCTTAGAGATAAAGAGGGTCTTTTAATTGTTAACAATAAAGGTGAAAATTCAGTTTTAATTATTGATGTAAAGAAAAAAATCATTAAGCCACTTGCTTTAAATGATATTTCTCCAAAACCTGTTCCTGGCAATATGAAATTAGATAAAGAAGGTTATCTTTATCTTATTGATAAAGCAAATAAGCGTATCTTAGTTTTTTCTCCAAAAGAATATAAATTCTTAAAACAGATAAAAACAAAAGATGCTACAGGGTTTTCAGATATAGCATTAACTAAAAAATACCTTTATGCTCTTGATCCTTTAAAAAAAGAAGTATTTATTTATGAGAAAAATAGTGGGAAATTTGTTCGTTCTTTATCATTAAAAAATCTAGCTTTTCCGTTAAGTCTTGCAATAGATGCTGGTGGTAATCTTTATGTCCTTGATGCCCATAAGTGTAAGGTCTTTGTTTTTGATAAAAATGGCAATATTATTAGTGAGATAGGAAGAAAAGGTTGGAAAGAAGGTGAGTTTTATTATCCTCGCTATGTCCTTTTACATAAAAAACAACTTTATGTAGTTGATACTGGTAATAATCGCATTCAGGTATTTGAGATAAAATAA
- a CDS encoding cytochrome c3 family protein, whose protein sequence is MKKIILIILYLFLPVLIYASTDCLRCHPGVKEELKLGRIHIPLKQKGCLVCHNAHASNEPNLLTKSVKELCFDCHKEVKTNYTHLPVIQGECNKCHNAHASPYKALLKKQEAEVCFSCHEKKKILSGKNLHSPAKRDCLTCHQAHGGKFQWLLNIKPEKLCFNCHSKKKMTTAHNISNTHSFNTQICLSCHNVHASSKKGLLRQSAHKPYAKKQCNECHLLQGKKIKDIKIKSRSLCLKCHSLKNDETALYTHLYLGYGENVCLNCHSPHLFDEKPALKAPVSRICFTCHQDAKDKLLSNVYYYKHPEAKKGNCLNCHAAHSSNEPFFFKEEVVKVCVNCHKRQAQFTHPLREKAIDPRCKKGMDCVSCHNPMGTKYKFNMIFDHRKQLCIQCHKIET, encoded by the coding sequence ATGAAGAAAATAATCTTAATTATTTTATACTTATTTTTGCCTGTTTTAATTTATGCTAGTACAGATTGTTTGCGCTGTCATCCAGGAGTAAAAGAGGAATTAAAACTTGGTAGAATACACATTCCTTTAAAACAAAAAGGTTGTCTTGTTTGTCATAATGCCCATGCCTCAAATGAGCCAAATCTTTTGACCAAATCTGTTAAAGAGCTATGTTTTGATTGTCATAAAGAAGTAAAGACAAATTATACTCATTTGCCTGTAATTCAAGGAGAATGTAATAAATGCCATAATGCTCATGCTTCTCCTTATAAAGCATTGCTTAAAAAACAAGAGGCAGAGGTTTGTTTCAGCTGTCATGAAAAGAAAAAGATTCTTTCAGGAAAAAATTTACATTCTCCTGCAAAAAGGGATTGTCTTACCTGTCATCAAGCACATGGAGGAAAATTTCAGTGGCTACTTAACATCAAACCTGAAAAACTCTGCTTTAATTGCCATTCAAAGAAAAAGATGACTACAGCACATAATATTTCTAATACTCATAGCTTTAATACACAAATCTGTCTTTCCTGCCATAATGTTCATGCTTCCTCTAAGAAAGGACTTTTACGCCAATCTGCCCACAAACCTTATGCAAAAAAGCAATGTAATGAATGTCACCTTTTGCAGGGAAAAAAAATCAAGGATATAAAAATAAAAAGTCGTTCACTTTGCTTAAAGTGTCATTCTCTTAAAAATGATGAAACTGCACTTTATACTCATCTTTATTTAGGGTATGGTGAGAATGTTTGCCTTAATTGTCACAGTCCTCATCTTTTTGATGAAAAACCAGCCTTAAAGGCTCCTGTGTCTAGGATCTGTTTTACCTGCCACCAAGATGCAAAAGATAAATTATTAAGTAATGTTTATTATTATAAACATCCAGAGGCAAAAAAAGGCAATTGTTTGAACTGTCATGCTGCCCATAGTAGTAATGAACCTTTCTTTTTTAAAGAAGAGGTTGTTAAGGTCTGTGTTAATTGCCATAAGCGTCAGGCTCAATTTACTCATCCTCTTAGGGAAAAGGCAATAGATCCTAGATGTAAAAAGGGAATGGATTGTGTTAGCTGTCATAATCCCATGGGCACAAAATACAAATTTAATATGATCTTTGACCACAGAAAGCAACTTTGTATCCAGTGTCATAAAATTGAAACATAA
- a CDS encoding peptidylprolyl isomerase, which translates to MKKSFLFIILFILFPNLLFAFLAKVNDEVIEVDDFKNALSDFHLLMQMRGRTTAGKLNLDVIENALQRMIENYLIAQEAKRLGLDKEPDYLNAIEEYKRNLCLDALWEEELKDITITDEELRKIYRERNTKIHVYQIFTRDKKKAEEALKRIKAGEEFKEVAKKFSEDPQAAKGGDLGFIPLERMPEKWKKTVFSLSPGEISDIIEADSGFYIIKLVEIKKPDMAKFEKVKKSMRRKLLKEKKKVKREELINNWRKKAKVKVNKDLLEKLDPEREIQGIIAWVNGEPIYVKEFLPILKRKLWGYQAMQRRWDIKVKMDDIKKEVLEELIKVHIAEQEALSRSYLKKDKKLKRKLKIYEISLLVNEFKRKIVAPQITVTEEEMKKYYERHKKEKYMSPAKYYIRLIKVSTAQEAEDIHEELLAGADFALLAKKKSKSDSAKKGGLVGWISEDKLPESIRKVIKTLKPGEISPVIEEGRYYSIILLEDKKFPEPLPFKLVKKQVKKDIWVEKFNKFVVTYLNELKRLSKIKIDKEALEKVNKELVGSDK; encoded by the coding sequence ATGAAAAAGTCTTTTTTATTCATTATTCTTTTTATTCTATTTCCCAATCTTCTTTTTGCTTTTCTTGCCAAAGTAAATGATGAAGTAATTGAAGTTGATGATTTTAAAAATGCCCTTTCTGATTTTCATCTTCTTATGCAGATGCGTGGTAGGACAACAGCAGGAAAGCTTAATTTAGATGTAATTGAAAATGCTTTGCAAAGAATGATTGAAAATTATCTTATAGCCCAAGAGGCAAAAAGATTAGGTTTGGATAAAGAGCCTGATTATCTTAATGCAATTGAAGAATATAAACGCAATCTGTGTCTTGATGCCCTTTGGGAGGAGGAATTAAAAGACATCACAATAACAGATGAAGAACTGAGGAAAATATATAGAGAAAGAAATACAAAAATTCATGTCTATCAAATCTTTACTAGAGATAAAAAGAAGGCAGAAGAGGCTTTAAAGCGCATTAAAGCAGGAGAGGAGTTTAAAGAAGTAGCAAAGAAGTTCTCAGAAGACCCTCAAGCAGCCAAAGGAGGTGATTTGGGTTTTATTCCTTTAGAAAGAATGCCAGAAAAGTGGAAGAAAACAGTTTTTTCCCTAAGTCCTGGAGAAATAAGTGATATTATTGAAGCTGATTCAGGCTTTTACATCATAAAATTGGTGGAGATAAAAAAGCCTGATATGGCTAAGTTTGAAAAAGTAAAAAAAAGCATGCGAAGAAAATTGCTAAAAGAGAAAAAGAAGGTTAAAAGAGAAGAATTAATAAATAATTGGCGAAAAAAAGCAAAAGTAAAAGTTAATAAAGACCTTCTTGAAAAATTAGATCCTGAAAGAGAAATACAAGGCATTATTGCCTGGGTGAATGGAGAACCTATCTATGTAAAAGAATTTTTGCCTATTTTAAAAAGAAAACTTTGGGGCTATCAGGCAATGCAAAGACGCTGGGACATAAAAGTAAAGATGGACGATATTAAAAAGGAAGTGTTGGAGGAATTGATTAAAGTGCATATAGCAGAACAGGAGGCATTAAGTCGCAGTTACTTGAAAAAAGATAAAAAATTGAAAAGAAAGTTAAAAATTTATGAAATAAGTCTGCTTGTCAACGAATTTAAGCGCAAAATTGTTGCTCCTCAAATTACTGTTACAGAAGAAGAAATGAAAAAATATTATGAAAGACATAAAAAAGAAAAGTATATGTCTCCTGCAAAATATTACATACGTTTAATTAAAGTCTCTACAGCTCAGGAAGCAGAAGATATTCATGAAGAACTTTTGGCAGGAGCAGATTTTGCTTTACTTGCTAAGAAAAAATCAAAAAGTGATTCTGCTAAAAAAGGAGGTCTTGTAGGTTGGATATCTGAAGATAAATTACCTGAAAGCATAAGAAAAGTTATTAAAACATTAAAACCAGGTGAGATTTCACCAGTTATAGAAGAAGGACGCTATTATAGTATTATATTGCTTGAAGATAAAAAATTTCCTGAACCTTTACCATTTAAGTTAGTAAAAAAGCAAGTTAAAAAAGATATTTGGGTTGAGAAGTTTAATAAATTTGTTGTCACTTATTTAAATGAGCTTAAAAGGCTTTCAAAAATAAAGATTGACAAAGAAGCGCTAGAGAAGGTAAATAAAGAGCTTGTAGGGAGTGATAAATGA
- a CDS encoding OmpA family protein, which yields MFCFLTTCSSPFSHHYVDYYELKGVKKVAVFPFSNLSTNPWAREIVTQIFIAELAKKDLFVIEDLGNIIDFMVEQRIKIGSSLDRARLLLLKRRYKIDAVIFGKILTFEEKGGIPYLNFSVRMVSTEDAEVLWKASIEKNGEDYVRFLNISRVRTLPQLTQRVADELIETIKIKEIPYAVAKKEKIKRRVSRTKKRLTKLKPTVIRHSLQSAKKKIKKISKRFERRFTMLAAQKPIFFKKRKTKAIDPCKGEKKIQIRFDFDSDFLSPAYYSELEKVGRCLKKYPWERAIIAGHTDNVGSEIYNIRLSLRRAEIIKDFFLKRFNLSPYQTVIIGYGERYPIADNATVDGRAKNRRVEITVRIK from the coding sequence ATGTTTTGTTTTTTAACTACTTGTAGTTCTCCATTTTCACATCACTATGTTGATTATTATGAACTCAAAGGGGTGAAAAAAGTTGCTGTTTTCCCATTTTCTAATCTTTCTACTAATCCTTGGGCAAGAGAAATTGTTACTCAGATATTTATAGCTGAATTGGCAAAGAAAGATCTTTTTGTGATTGAAGACTTAGGTAACATTATTGATTTTATGGTAGAACAGAGAATAAAGATTGGTAGTAGTCTTGATCGTGCAAGGCTCCTTTTGCTTAAAAGAAGATATAAAATTGATGCTGTTATTTTTGGTAAAATTTTAACTTTTGAAGAAAAAGGAGGGATCCCTTATTTAAATTTTTCTGTGCGCATGGTTTCTACAGAAGATGCAGAAGTGCTTTGGAAGGCTTCAATTGAAAAAAATGGAGAAGATTATGTTAGATTTCTAAACATCTCCCGTGTAAGAACATTGCCTCAATTAACTCAGCGTGTAGCGGATGAATTGATAGAAACAATAAAGATTAAGGAAATCCCTTATGCAGTAGCTAAAAAAGAGAAAATAAAAAGGCGGGTAAGTAGAACAAAAAAGAGATTAACAAAACTTAAGCCAACTGTTATTAGACACAGTTTACAATCTGCTAAGAAAAAAATTAAAAAAATTTCAAAAAGGTTTGAAAGAAGATTTACAATGCTAGCTGCTCAAAAGCCTATCTTTTTTAAAAAAAGGAAGACCAAAGCTATTGATCCCTGTAAAGGTGAAAAGAAAATACAGATAAGATTTGATTTTGATAGTGACTTTCTTTCTCCTGCCTATTATTCTGAACTAGAAAAAGTGGGAAGGTGTTTAAAAAAATACCCTTGGGAACGAGCTATTATTGCTGGTCACACAGACAATGTTGGTTCAGAAATCTACAATATAAGATTATCTTTACGCCGGGCAGAAATAATTAAAGATTTCTTTCTAAAACGATTTAATCTTTCTCCTTATCAAACAGTCATTATAGGTTATGGAGAGAGGTATCCTATAGCAGATAATGCTACAGTTGATGGTCGAGCGAAAAATAGACGGGTGGAGATCACTGTGAGGATAAAGTAA
- a CDS encoding CsgG/HfaB family protein: protein MKRLIILLLVLLGCGSGVRYYLHPTADISYVKRVAILPLHNFSRDNLAHERIRDVFETELLKLELFEVVDRGEVDAVLRELRIREPSEITPALIKKIGQRLSVQAVFTGSVDEYKTEQSGGISLAIVAISLKLIDVQSGKVIWQVSASEKGGGILNRLFGIGEKSLTEVSYTLIQKCLKTLS, encoded by the coding sequence ATGAAAAGACTAATCATTTTACTATTGGTTTTACTTGGATGTGGTTCTGGGGTGCGTTATTATCTTCATCCTACAGCAGATATTTCTTATGTAAAGCGTGTAGCTATTCTTCCTTTGCACAATTTCAGTCGGGATAATCTGGCTCATGAAAGAATAAGAGATGTGTTTGAGACAGAACTTCTTAAACTAGAGCTTTTTGAAGTAGTAGACCGAGGTGAAGTAGATGCTGTTTTAAGAGAACTTAGAATTAGAGAACCTTCTGAAATCACGCCTGCTCTTATAAAAAAAATTGGTCAAAGATTATCTGTACAAGCTGTTTTTACTGGCTCAGTAGATGAGTATAAAACAGAACAATCAGGTGGTATTTCTTTGGCTATAGTAGCTATTTCTCTTAAATTAATTGATGTTCAGTCTGGAAAGGTAATCTGGCAGGTAAGTGCTAGTGAGAAAGGCGGAGGAATACTTAATCGCCTTTTTGGTATAGGTGAGAAAAGTTTAACAGAAGTAAGTTATACTTTAATACAAAAATGTTTAAAAACATTATCTTAA
- a CDS encoding type II toxin-antitoxin system VapC family toxin, whose product MDVQVLFDTNILVYAANKASPFHSKAKALREKAEKGILKTYVSIQNLVEFYAVITDRKRVEKPLSPQVAKEEVKKYLEADFIRKIYPTEEVLKIAIELGHKYNICAQRFFDIFLVATMLSKGISTIYTINVNDFKNIKEIKAVNPFK is encoded by the coding sequence ATGGACGTTCAAGTTCTGTTTGATACTAATATTCTTGTCTATGCAGCCAATAAAGCCTCTCCTTTTCATAGTAAAGCCAAGGCACTAAGAGAAAAAGCCGAAAAAGGTATTTTAAAGACTTATGTCTCAATCCAAAATCTTGTTGAGTTTTATGCTGTTATAACGGACAGAAAAAGAGTGGAAAAACCTTTGTCTCCACAAGTAGCTAAAGAAGAAGTAAAGAAATATTTAGAAGCAGATTTTATAAGAAAAATTTATCCTACAGAAGAAGTATTAAAAATTGCTATTGAATTAGGGCATAAATATAATATTTGTGCTCAAAGGTTTTTTGATATATTTTTAGTAGCTACTATGCTCAGTAAGGGAATTTCTACCATTTATACAATAAATGTAAATGATTTTAAAAATATAAAAGAAATAAAGGCAGTGAACCCATTTAAGTGA
- a CDS encoding type II toxin-antitoxin system Phd/YefM family antitoxin, whose product MQTINLSKLRSQISKLIKQVEIEGPIILEKRGRPVAVLLPIEEYRRLKRNQKIIFGEYDLGAIKGTIRRKDIYNGRSSSV is encoded by the coding sequence ATGCAGACAATTAATTTATCTAAATTGAGGAGTCAAATCTCTAAATTGATTAAACAAGTTGAAATTGAAGGGCCTATAATCTTAGAAAAAAGGGGACGTCCAGTAGCAGTGCTTCTTCCCATTGAGGAATATAGGAGGCTTAAAAGAAATCAAAAGATTATTTTTGGTGAATATGATCTTGGTGCAATAAAAGGCACTATAAGAAGGAAAGATATTTACAATGGACGTTCAAGTTCTGTTTGA
- a CDS encoding cytochrome C, translating to MKGKFVFLVIVIFILAACVPPTPKEKVAPSVEPQKEVSSLYAEEPKKLTPVECGQCHSPIYNLIRKEGGRHQIYCTDCHEQFHMYNPIKQNWAEIMPKCENCHGLYHGETLAKCMECHVEPHAPKKIPMSTMLENNCLTCHGKIGDEMKQYPSLHSEQSCSLCHEKHGYIPNCMDCHEPHLATLTTNEQCLECHPVHSPVRPLKYAEETPNEICGVCHGEIMETLDASLSKHHDVACVECHNVHKYIPKCTECHPQSHSEALLKQFPDCLKCHIDPHNLPAEATIR from the coding sequence ATGAAGGGTAAGTTTGTATTTTTAGTAATAGTAATTTTTATCTTGGCAGCGTGTGTTCCTCCAACACCAAAAGAGAAGGTTGCACCTTCTGTTGAGCCACAAAAAGAAGTATCTTCTCTTTATGCAGAAGAGCCTAAAAAATTAACACCTGTTGAATGCGGTCAGTGTCATAGTCCAATTTATAATTTGATTCGTAAAGAAGGTGGGAGACATCAGATTTATTGTACTGATTGTCATGAACAATTTCATATGTATAATCCTATAAAACAAAACTGGGCTGAAATTATGCCAAAATGTGAAAATTGTCATGGATTATATCATGGAGAGACTTTAGCCAAATGTATGGAGTGTCATGTTGAACCACATGCCCCAAAGAAAATACCTATGTCAACAATGTTAGAAAATAATTGCCTTACTTGTCATGGTAAGATAGGTGATGAGATGAAACAATATCCTAGTTTGCATAGTGAGCAATCTTGTTCTCTATGTCATGAAAAACATGGTTATATTCCTAATTGTATGGATTGTCATGAGCCTCATTTAGCAACATTAACTACAAATGAACAATGTTTGGAATGTCATCCAGTGCATTCACCGGTTAGACCATTAAAATATGCAGAAGAGACACCTAATGAGATATGTGGTGTTTGTCATGGAGAGATTATGGAGACTTTAGATGCAAGTTTAAGTAAGCATCATGATGTCGCTTGTGTAGAATGTCATAATGTACATAAATATATTCCTAAATGCACAGAATGTCATCCTCAGTCTCATAGTGAAGCATTACTTAAGCAATTTCCTGATTGTTTGAAATGCCATATAGATCCACATAATCTGCCGGCAGAGGCAACAATAAGGTAA
- a CDS encoding cytochrome c3 family protein, protein MNCGLRKFYVCFSLIISIIFSVYITYAETTTEPTAELTDQDCIKCHPQIVKQVDENGAKHKTEIGCLDCHEGHPPMVAKEEIIPACDMCHSGEPHFELENCAGCHTNPHQPLNIKFEGKIVEPCLTCHAAQGKELKEHPSSHTDLGCNECHTRHREIPPCLRCHSPHTAEMKNEDCLTCHPPHKPLVIGYGSDIPNNYCAACHDDVADMLDKNKTKHHDLTCVYCHRAKHAVIPACETCHGTPHPQTMLVNFPECNMCHKGAHDLIK, encoded by the coding sequence ATGAATTGTGGTTTGCGGAAATTCTATGTGTGTTTTTCTTTAATTATTAGTATTATTTTTTCAGTTTATATAACTTATGCTGAAACAACTACAGAACCAACTGCAGAATTAACAGATCAAGATTGCATCAAGTGCCATCCTCAGATAGTAAAACAAGTGGATGAAAATGGTGCAAAGCATAAGACAGAAATAGGTTGTCTTGACTGTCATGAAGGTCACCCTCCAATGGTAGCAAAAGAAGAGATTATTCCTGCTTGTGATATGTGCCACTCAGGAGAGCCTCATTTTGAACTTGAAAATTGTGCTGGTTGTCATACAAATCCTCATCAACCTTTAAATATAAAATTTGAAGGCAAAATTGTGGAACCATGTCTTACTTGTCATGCTGCTCAAGGTAAAGAATTAAAGGAGCATCCAAGTTCTCATACGGACTTAGGATGTAATGAATGTCATACTCGCCATAGAGAGATACCACCTTGTTTGCGTTGTCATTCACCTCATACAGCAGAAATGAAAAATGAAGATTGTCTTACTTGTCATCCTCCACATAAGCCTTTAGTAATTGGTTATGGGTCTGATATACCTAATAATTACTGTGCTGCATGTCATGATGATGTAGCGGATATGTTAGATAAAAATAAAACAAAACATCATGATTTAACCTGTGTTTATTGCCATCGCGCCAAACATGCAGTAATACCTGCATGTGAAACTTGCCATGGTACTCCCCACCCTCAAACTATGTTAGTCAATTTTCCTGAATGTAATATGTGTCATAAAGGTGCGCATGATTTGATTAAATAA
- a CDS encoding BtaA family protein, with translation MKDKASFSQDEIYRLSEKLSLKSESGFDIEAEPYILATDFPFLIWHKFPWQGKKVLIIANSGDNILNLWSLGVKEIWAVDIARKACFINELKKAAIKYLSFKSFRTLFAPYYQNSLFPSVTPFEKKSIYLKLRPYLSSAAKDWLDKNVDGNNFLSPNQRELTFAHLIPHFIDESSFLKAKKAIKPYYLFNLSIETALEEFNEYFDMIYLSNIPEYIKQNLLTQDREDEIEAILEELYIKALKRLNIDGLLLIYCFGNVEKMPNLIMHEKKISEKLKINLKIFSFSFSTPLIKGSHFTHALIIFKNKKFFT, from the coding sequence ATGAAAGATAAGGCAAGCTTTTCACAAGATGAGATTTACCGTTTATCTGAAAAACTTTCTTTAAAAAGTGAAAGTGGTTTTGACATAGAAGCAGAACCTTATATTTTAGCCACAGACTTTCCATTTCTTATTTGGCATAAATTTCCTTGGCAAGGGAAAAAGGTTTTAATTATTGCTAATTCAGGTGATAATATACTTAATCTTTGGTCACTGGGTGTAAAAGAAATTTGGGCAGTAGATATTGCTAGAAAAGCCTGTTTTATTAATGAATTAAAAAAGGCTGCTATTAAATATCTTTCTTTCAAATCATTTAGAACCTTATTTGCTCCTTACTATCAAAATTCTCTCTTTCCTTCAGTAACCCCTTTTGAGAAAAAAAGTATTTATTTAAAACTACGCCCTTATCTTTCATCTGCTGCTAAAGATTGGCTTGATAAAAATGTAGATGGAAATAATTTTTTATCGCCAAATCAGCGTGAACTCACATTTGCTCATCTTATTCCCCATTTTATTGATGAAAGCTCATTTTTAAAAGCCAAAAAAGCAATAAAGCCCTATTATTTATTCAATCTTTCCATTGAAACTGCTTTGGAAGAATTTAATGAATATTTTGACATGATTTACCTTTCAAATATTCCCGAATATATAAAACAGAATCTTTTAACTCAGGATAGAGAAGATGAGATTGAGGCTATTTTGGAAGAACTTTATATTAAAGCCCTAAAACGATTAAATATTGATGGATTGCTGCTAATTTATTGTTTTGGAAATGTTGAAAAAATGCCAAATCTAATAATGCATGAAAAAAAGATAAGTGAGAAATTAAAAATAAATTTAAAAATATTTTCTTTTTCTTTTTCTACTCCACTTATTAAAGGAAGCCATTTCACTCATGCACTTATTATCTTTAAAAACAAGAAATTTTTTACTTGA